The sequence CCTTCTGCCCCACCTCATCAAGGATAACCCACTGCTGCCGGTTGTCTACAACCACAAAGTCAAGATTGATGTGAACACAaaaggttttaacttttaaatataaataaatacagtatgtgATTCATTGAGTCAAAACTCTGTTTTAGGTTATATTGATTAATCAGCACACCGATGGATATTGCCTAcccttgtgtgtgtttaacaggTGGGGAGGAGTGGGTCAGTACAGGCCTCTATCTCTCTCCTGGTATGAAGACCTACATCGCCATACCTGCAGAGATTGTCAATAAAGGATGGCAGGTACTTTACACAAAGTTAGGTTATTATTGTTGCTGTtgattttgatgattttgtACTCCTGTGTAAAACCCTTTAACCCACCCCCAATTCAACTCACACCACAGTGCAGCTAACATCAGGCACATTTgattgcaacttttattttttgcagatgaCTGGTTGGTAGGTCAGTGATTGCAGGAATGCAGCtttacactttttgtttgtttgtttagttactTATTAACCTAATAATCTTACAACCTTAGCTAATATCTCTAAGTCaaagtttttattgctgttttgctTGGTAGCCTAAATTGAAGGATACTAGTAAATCCTAttgacaacaagaaaaaaaacttaataccACTGTCTCAATTTTGTATATTTGCCTTGCATTTCTGTGGAATAtgaagaaataagaaaataacattaaaacatcGCCTCTCTACACATCTGATACTCAAGCATACAGACTGTGATTTCCAGGAACTCTTGGTTGCCACAGATATTTTGGTCATATCGAAAAATTCAGTAGCATGAATGTAGCAGTTTTGAAATGTATACAAGACGTTTAGACCCTAAAAACAATTATGTGTCAGTGATCCAACACTAATATTACACAATCTAGTGTTACAGTATACAAATGCTCTGTCTGTACAGCCATGATACTGCGATGTACTTCTGTGTAATAGGTGTTGCTGCTGcttgtctttatttgtctcattAGAGCTGTGTATCAGTGGTgtacttctttgtgttttggggACATGTACCATGTAAACATGACATAATTCATGATGTTTGTAGTTGCTGCCTCGTACGTATTGCATTGTTGGAGTAAATGCAGACTTGTAAGAGTACCAACAATATCTTTGCCACATTTTTTTTGGAACTGGTTGCACACTGTTTCCAGTGACATGACGTATACCCACATGAGACCATCGTTTTCTACTTATCCTTCATTCCACCTGGAAGAAATTGATGTGCAAGTTGCTCCTGTCAATTTGGTTTGGACTTTCCTTGAAGACAAATTGCCAGACTGAGGTCTGCCGGAGTAGAGCAACAAAGAAGAAGTCCCAGAAGGTGGTGGGTGAGACCATGGCTAGATGCTTACAGAAGACTGACATTCAGGATCTTACCTGTTTTACAGTAACTGTATAGATGGAAAATACAGTTATACTGCAATGTGCCCATGTGTGTCAAGAATAAGCTggcagaggaaaataaaacaaagtttctccTTTAGAGCCAGTTACCATTTAAAAGTTTAGGGATGCTCTGAACCTCATTTCCAAACCTatgctttaatttgtttgcagaTCCAAATCGGCTGTCAAACAGATCGACTGAACGCTGCAGAGCTGAAGAGACCTCCACGAGTTCATGAGCGATTTCCTGTTACCTCAGAGATGATGCAGGTGTGGAACTTGTGGGGAGGACTCATCTACCTGGTGGCTCCACCCAAAACACAGGCGCAAGGGGTGGAGGCCACAGTGCAGGTGGCTGTTCCTGCACCCTATTATAAATCAGGTGTGTGAGATGTGTTTATAGAAGAGTGTGTCTGGGCCCCTAGGTTATAGGGGAGCAAAGGGTGAGAAAATCTTATCTCTTCATGgagagaaagtttgttttttaatcatctaACAGTGAAATTTGCTAAAACAACTAAAGTAAAATTTAGAAGTATTCaataaaaagccaaacattaattttatttttactaatcTAAAACACACTGTGTGCTAAAACTGTCCACAGGACATCTGTCTTTTTATGTAATCTGTTCAAAGGCAACATTATGGTTGTATGTACCAGTATGTATAAAATCTATGAAAAAAGATTGTTTATCCATCTATTAGGTCCATCCTACATGTTATCAAAGAGGACATGTTTAGGAAAGCAGaaatgcaggtttttgttttaaaaaaataattaatataatGTGCATACGTTTTCATAAAGGTATTGACTCCATGTCTgatatataaaacaacaacttctaTGTTAGGTTTGCAGATGTATTGAAGTGTTTATGTGGAATTCTAGTCTAGCAGTTTGAACACTGAATCATTGCAAAGGCActttttcaaagattttcacACAATACGTCAAGatatgtttgatttgtttttttgtttcgaACATGACTATACTCATTcatgtgttgtttctttttttttgtttgtttgtttccaggtgTGACAACTGCAGCGGATTGGTCGCTGCTGCGCACAGCTCCGTCCCCCTGGGCAGAGTTGGAGTTTGACAACATCATCCTCACTGTACCGTCCAAAGCTGTCCGAAACCTGGAGCGTCCTGATCAGGTGGCGGCCCTGTGGAATGACATCATGAGGGCCATTGCTGACCTGGCTTCCATACCGCACAAATTTCCTCGCAAGGAGCGCTTTGTATCAGAAGTGCAGATTTCTCATGGTAGGTTTTTTGGCTTTCAGAAGAAAGTACATATGCTGCTCCTAATTCCCATATCCTGATGAGTCCCcactaaaaatctgtttttattgattttttttttttgttgttgttgttgttcaggttGGATGCATGCAGGTTATCCCATCATGGCACATGAGTCCTCTGCAGATGAGGTGCTCAATGTTGAAAATGCAAGAACTAAGGCAATTTGGGGTCCCATCCATGAGCTCGGACATAACCAGCAGAGGGGCTGCTGGGAGTTCCCGTCACACACTACAGAGTGTACCTGCAACCTGTGGTCAGTGTACGTGCATGAGGAGGTGCTGGGCATCCACAGGGCAAAGGTAAAGTAACCAGAAGTTGgactgaagtgtatttttatacaTGAAATTCAAAACATCTCATCTTGTTTGAATCCTGTTATGTGATAACGTTTAGCTTTTTGGTGGAATTACAATGTGTCACAATTACTGTTTCACTGCGGTTGATTCAGGCTCATCCAGCTATGAgtgtggaaaacagaaacactcgaGCAAAGGACTATGTGAAAGGGGGCAGGCAACTCAGCAGCTGGAGCATGTGGGTGGCCCTGGAGACTTATATGCAGGTAAGAGATTCATGCTATGTAGAGAAACCAAAAATCCCTGTTCACATTCAtacataatgttttaaaaaagttggtTTGAAAAGGAGTTGAGTTCAGTTCTAATTGATCAGACAGCTGCTGTGCtgagaaataataaatgtatttatactttttgttcatttctttcaCTCTGTCCATGCAGCTCCAAGAAAAGTTTGGCTGGGATGCCTTTAAGAAGGTGTTTGCTGCCTACCACAAAATGAGCAACTTCCCCAAGGACAACAAAGGGAAGATGAACCTGTACGCTGAGACCTTCTCTCAGACTGTCAACATGAATCTGACTGGCTTCCTTAAAGCCTGGGGATGGCCCATCGAAACAGCCACTGAGGAGAAGCTGTCCAGCCTGCCTCCCTGGTCTGATCACCCCATGGTCCAGTATGACTGATCGTCACACAGCTGCAGATTAGGGAGGCCCGGCGTGCAGGAGTTAAAGGGACCAGTTTCATTAGATCAGCTACGTGTAGTTTGGGAAATTCAATGAAGCACtttagttcttttgtttgttgtttctgcatttGGCTTTATGCATTTTCAGGAATATATGAAATATTGAATGCACTATATAAAAGGAATTTAAAGTGAGATTGTTTTTCTAGTTTAAgattattgattatttttaagattattaTCTCAGTAAACAGGGATAAAGTAGACAGACTTTATTGCGTAAAGTACATTTTTCTGGTTTCTCTCTTACACAAGTTTACAATCAAAAAACAACCTATGACttatgttttgggtt is a genomic window of Kryptolebias marmoratus isolate JLee-2015 unplaced genomic scaffold, ASM164957v2 Scaffold227, whole genome shotgun sequence containing:
- the LOC108229639 gene encoding TRPM8 channel-associated factor homolog; its protein translation is VIVITHEGLLWNEGFAPFWSNALHWLDEGRRGVVGVAPNNALNMLSRSGLKCDKTGFKKDLSVFVCTAYTNDHLEEIQNFVAEGGGLLIGGHAWYWAQTHHGQNPLTDFSGNRILNKMGLSLLGATLPSGVYKAPVPSKAVKDTYHFRHLLHRFARHVTLGEELSKHEEEHLKKLGTDCSTYLNMKAHDCCSYKQVVATLTDVLKKSGLPQVSASCPIKSPKDHLLLSVGADVYKVCPNPDALLPHLIKDNPLLPVVYNHKVKIDVNTKGGEEWVSTGLYLSPGMKTYIAIPAEIVNKGWQIQIGCQTDRLNAAELKRPPRVHERFPVTSEMMQVWNLWGGLIYLVAPPKTQAQGVEATVQVAVPAPYYKSGVTTAADWSLLRTAPSPWAELEFDNIILTVPSKAVRNLERPDQVAALWNDIMRAIADLASIPHKFPRKERFVSEVQISHGWMHAGYPIMAHESSADEVLNVENARTKAIWGPIHELGHNQQRGCWEFPSHTTECTCNLWSVYVHEEVLGIHRAKAHPAMSVENRNTRAKDYVKGGRQLSSWSMWVALETYMQLQEKFGWDAFKKVFAAYHKMSNFPKDNKGKMNLYAETFSQTVNMNLTGFLKAWGWPIETATEEKLSSLPPWSDHPMVQYD